The Manihot esculenta cultivar AM560-2 chromosome 1, M.esculenta_v8, whole genome shotgun sequence genome has a window encoding:
- the LOC110623008 gene encoding transcription factor BEE 3 has product MDMNIQMLKQLPELNPNTLENFSVSNFSVDSFLAHHQHPPEFPATYCLNNLSSTLHHSDILSSAPIANITSSSSQNGFPADNCKKRKAEPQSTSSSKNISPTASTSNTRKKNKLSRGKKGKNKEKEVDEAEEVIHVRAKRGQATDSHSIAERVRREKINNKLRCLQDLVPGCHKSMGMAVMLEEIINYVHSLQNQVEFLSMELAAASCSYDLNLKIESSKKAQGTNSPEAQERQKWCREGYGDQLGCFQAAWSI; this is encoded by the exons ATGGACATGAACATACAAATGTTGAAGCAGCTTCCAGAGCTAAATCCAAACACCTTAGAGAATTTCAGTGTCAGTAACTTCTCAGTTGACTCTTTCTTGGCCCACCACCAACACCCTCCTGAATTTCCTGCAACTTATTGTCTCAATAATCTTTCAAGTACTCTCCATCACTCTGACATCTTGAGTTCTGCACCAATTGCTAATATCACTTCCTCCTCCAGTCAAAATGGTTTCCCAGCTGACAACTGCAAGAAGAGAAAAGCTGAGCCACAATCAACCAGCAGTTCAAAGAACATCTCTCCCACTGCCTCTACTTCCAACACGAGGAAAAAGAAC AAGTTAAGCAGAGGTAAAAAAGggaagaacaaagagaaagaagTTGACGAAGCAGAAGAAGTTATTCATGTTAGAGCAAAAAGAGGCCAAGCTACTGACAGTCACAGTATAGCAGAAAGG GTaagaagagagaaaattaataacaaGTTGAGATGTTTGCAAGACCTTGTTCCTGGGTGCCACAAG TCAATGGGAATGGCAGTTATGCTAGAGGAGATAATCAATTATGTCCACTCCTTGCAGAATCAGGTTGAG TTTCTTTCCATGGAGCTTGCAGCAGCAAGTTGTTCTTATGACCTCAACTTGAAAATAGAATCTTCCAAAAAGGCTCAG GGAACAAATTCACCTGAGGCACAAGAGAGGCAGAAATGGTGTAGAGAAGGATATGGAGATCAGCTGGGTTGCTTCCAAGCTGCATGGTCCATTTGA
- the LOC110621512 gene encoding caffeoylshikimate esterase → MVKPQKLRDMNDEFQKILDAKMDNAQERRRAREAFKQIQLGIDHCLMKMPCEGLKIEESYEVNSRGLEIFTKSWLPENSSPKALVCYCHGYGETCTFVFEGVARKLASSGYGVFAMDYPGFGLSEGLHGYIPSLDKLVNDVADHFSKIKENPKFQRLPSYLFGQSLGGAVALKVHLKQPDAWNGAILVAPMCKFADNMIPPWIVLQILIGIAHLFPKLKIVPHKNFVKMAFRDLKKQELAAYNVIAYKDTARLGTALECLRTTQELEQRLQQVSVPLLILHGEVDVVTDPSVSKALYEKAISSDKKLKLYKDAFHSLLEGEPDDMIFQVLDDIICWLDDHCIKKIQ, encoded by the exons ATGGTGAAGCCACAGAAGCTCCGAGACATGAATGATGAATTTCAGAAGATCTTGGACGCCAAAATGGACAATGCACAGGAGAGACGGCGTGCCCGAGAAGCCTTCAAGCAGATTCAGCTTGGAATTGATCATTGCTTGATGAAG ATGCCATGTGAAGGACTGAAGATAGAAGAG TCCTACGAAGTGAACTCCAGAGGATTAGAAATATTCACGAAAAGCTGGCTGCCGGAGAATTCTAGCCCCAAAGCGTTGGTTTGCTACTGTCATGGTTATGGCGAAACGTGCACTTTTGTATTTGAAG GAGTTGCAAGAAAGTTGGCATCATCAGGCTATGGAGTGTTTGCAATGGATTATCCAGGCTTTGGTCTTTCAGAAGGTCTTCATGGGTATATTCCAAGCCTTGATAAGCTTGTCAATGATGTGGCCGACCATTTTTCCAAAATCAAAG AGAACCCCAAGTTCCAGCGTCTCCCGAGCTACCTGTTTGGGCAGTCTTTGGGTGGAGCAGTCGCCCTGAAAGTGCACTTGAAACAACCAGATGCCTGGAATGGTGCCATTCTTGTTGCACCTATGTGCAAA TTTGCAGATAATATGATTCCACCATGGATAGTGTTGCAGATTCTAATTGGAATAGCTCATCTTTTTCCAAAGCTGAAAATAGTTCCACATAAGAACTTCGTCAAGATGGCATTCAGAGACTTGAAAAAGCAAGAGCTg GCAGCATATAATGTTATTGCTTACAAGGATACAGCTCGCCTGGGGACTGCTTTGGAATGTCTACGAACTACCCAAGAGCTAGAACAACGCTTGCAGCAG GTTTCAGTGCCATTACTAATCTTGCACGGAGAAGTAGATGTTGTAACAGATCCATCAGTAAGCAAGGCACTGTATGAGAAGGCAATTAGTTCAGACAAGAAACTTAAGCTTTATAAGGATGCTTTTCACTCTCTCCTTGAAGGTGAGCCAGATGACATGATTTTTCAAGTTCTTGATGATATTATCTGCTGGCTTGACGATCACTGCATTAAAAAGATTCAGTAA